The Thermosynechococcus sp. genome has a segment encoding these proteins:
- the aroB gene encoding 3-dehydroquinate synthase translates to MTTLIPVPLGEHSYWIAIGANSRRQLPALLAEYTPLTPQAPALIVSNPQIWRHYGTDVQEALTQGGWRVVPCILPAGERYKTLRTVEKIYDAALSQRLERGSTLFALGGGVIGDMTGFAAATWLRGIAVVQIPTSLLAMVDAAIGGKTGVNHPQGKNLIGAFHQPRLVVIDPDVLATLPPREFRAGMAEVIKYGVIWDAELFDLLSQLPRLDRMGALPSEQLIQVLQRSCQAKVDVVSKDEREAGLRAILNYGHTIGHALESMGNYRLLNHGEAVAIGMIAAAELAVALGYWSAAAAAAQRALILKAKLPTTIPAHFDVEGLLALLQHDKKVQAQNVRFILPTAIGHGEIFDQVPAELIRETLHRLQA, encoded by the coding sequence ATGACAACGCTGATTCCCGTTCCCCTTGGTGAGCACTCCTACTGGATTGCCATTGGTGCCAACAGCCGGCGGCAGTTGCCTGCCCTTTTGGCCGAATATACGCCCTTGACCCCGCAAGCCCCCGCCCTCATTGTGTCTAATCCACAAATTTGGCGGCACTACGGCACGGATGTGCAAGAGGCATTAACACAAGGGGGCTGGCGGGTTGTTCCCTGCATCCTACCGGCGGGGGAACGCTACAAAACCCTCAGAACTGTTGAAAAAATTTATGATGCTGCCCTAAGTCAGCGTTTAGAACGGGGTTCCACCCTCTTTGCCCTTGGCGGTGGTGTCATTGGCGACATGACTGGCTTTGCGGCAGCGACATGGCTGCGGGGAATTGCGGTGGTTCAGATTCCCACCAGTCTGTTGGCGATGGTGGATGCGGCCATTGGCGGGAAAACAGGGGTAAACCATCCCCAAGGCAAAAATCTCATTGGTGCCTTTCATCAACCCCGTCTGGTGGTCATTGATCCCGATGTTTTGGCAACCCTGCCCCCGCGAGAATTTCGTGCTGGCATGGCCGAGGTAATTAAGTACGGCGTTATTTGGGATGCTGAGCTATTTGATTTGTTAAGTCAGCTGCCGCGCTTGGATCGCATGGGTGCTTTGCCCTCTGAGCAGTTGATCCAAGTCCTGCAGCGTTCCTGCCAAGCGAAGGTGGATGTAGTTAGCAAGGATGAGCGGGAGGCGGGGCTGCGTGCCATTTTGAATTATGGGCATACGATTGGCCATGCCCTTGAAAGTATGGGCAATTACCGGCTCTTGAACCACGGCGAGGCGGTGGCCATTGGTATGATTGCCGCTGCGGAACTGGCTGTGGCCTTGGGATATTGGTCAGCGGCAGCCGCCGCTGCCCAACGGGCACTGATTCTCAAAGCAAAGCTGCCAACAACGATCCCCGCCCACTTTGATGTGGAGGGACTGCTGGCACTCCTGCAGCACGACAAGAAGGTTCAGGCGCAAAATGTACGGTTTATTCTCCCCACCGCCATTGGTCATGGGGAAATTTTTGATCAGGTACCGGCAGAACTGATTCGAGAGACACTCCATCGCCTGCAGGCCTAG
- the nusB gene encoding transcription antitermination factor NusB, with protein MTTARRVARELALLSAAQLLRQPKLLDESDCRSLILMAVRTLASDVRDTLEQAGTELSESQRLLRHSEFQLPHLEKAQMVLQDALQRAEKGLNKIGAALDLPEILYFAHQEEVQAYAIALLRCLQRYQTEIEELVNRSMVDWQLERLTQLDRAIIEIAVVEMRYLEVAKQVAINEAIELAKRYSDEGSHRFINGVLRRISEVLNTAQAATGN; from the coding sequence ATGACCACCGCTCGCCGCGTTGCTCGGGAACTTGCGTTGCTCAGTGCCGCTCAACTGTTACGCCAACCGAAACTGCTGGATGAAAGCGACTGCCGCAGTTTGATCCTGATGGCTGTACGTACACTGGCGAGTGATGTGCGCGATACCCTCGAACAGGCCGGCACCGAACTTAGTGAAAGTCAACGCCTGCTCCGGCACAGTGAATTCCAGTTGCCCCACCTGGAAAAGGCACAGATGGTGCTGCAGGATGCCCTGCAGCGGGCGGAAAAGGGCTTGAACAAAATAGGCGCTGCTCTGGATTTACCTGAGATCCTCTACTTTGCCCATCAGGAGGAGGTTCAGGCCTACGCGATCGCCCTCCTTCGCTGTTTACAGCGATACCAAACGGAGATTGAAGAACTGGTAAATCGCTCAATGGTGGATTGGCAATTGGAGCGGCTGACGCAGCTAGATCGTGCCATTATTGAAATTGCTGTAGTCGAAATGCGTTACCTTGAGGTCGCTAAGCAGGTGGCAATTAACGAGGCTATTGAACTGGCCAAACGCTATAGCGATGAGGGCAGCCACCGCTTTATCAATGGCGTGCTGCGACGGATTAGCGAAGTCCTTAACACGGCTCAGGCAGCCACTGGTAACTGA
- a CDS encoding M48 family metallopeptidase: protein MLTEVLTALDQGNFQQAEQLLATLPPGDARVLLCRGQLYLKTNRLEAAESDFRQLLRLNCGPKLMQMARRGLEKIEQIRQQQRQQAILETHTVLGVEQQGVLILEGVTASEQRLLLARLLATMFKIDPYTARLLIPSQGWRLIRTGNFAELTVYCQELKQQGFALFCVPLEALTATPVLQVRYFAALEPQPRVVCTTSLSSEPVEFTFTWSQVSQRVEGLLPIFEQVFDRDRQGKVTRKEQIQDHAQCCDLHLLQQNQILRFYRGGYQFHQGIPLSKVAEVIQSELHLDQNTSWAKWRQLSSLWQQHCGDRPVWQDFTSFAETALDFTELLSKIPPHIHLFRREDSPWDAAFMLYSSLAFHRARSGSNR, encoded by the coding sequence ATGCTGACTGAGGTTTTGACAGCCTTGGATCAAGGAAATTTTCAGCAGGCAGAGCAATTGCTGGCTACTTTGCCTCCGGGGGATGCCCGTGTACTTCTATGCCGAGGCCAACTCTATCTCAAGACAAACCGGCTAGAGGCGGCTGAGTCAGACTTTCGCCAATTACTGCGGCTAAACTGTGGCCCCAAGCTGATGCAAATGGCACGGCGCGGCCTTGAAAAAATTGAGCAAATTCGCCAACAGCAGCGGCAGCAGGCCATTTTAGAAACCCATACTGTCTTGGGGGTAGAGCAGCAGGGCGTTCTGATCCTCGAAGGGGTGACCGCCTCGGAGCAGCGGCTGCTTCTTGCCCGCCTTTTGGCCACCATGTTTAAGATTGATCCCTACACGGCGCGCCTTTTGATCCCGTCGCAGGGCTGGCGTTTGATCCGCACGGGCAACTTTGCGGAACTCACCGTTTATTGCCAAGAACTAAAGCAGCAGGGGTTTGCCCTCTTTTGTGTCCCCCTTGAGGCGCTGACGGCCACACCCGTCCTGCAGGTGCGTTATTTTGCAGCCTTAGAGCCACAGCCGCGTGTGGTGTGTACCACTTCCCTATCCTCAGAGCCAGTGGAGTTTACGTTTACTTGGTCACAGGTCAGCCAGCGAGTGGAGGGGTTGCTGCCGATTTTTGAGCAGGTGTTCGACCGCGATCGCCAAGGGAAAGTCACCCGCAAAGAACAAATTCAGGATCATGCCCAGTGCTGTGATCTCCACCTGTTGCAGCAAAATCAAATCCTGCGCTTTTATCGCGGTGGTTACCAGTTTCACCAAGGGATTCCCCTGAGTAAAGTGGCAGAGGTAATCCAGAGTGAGTTGCATTTGGATCAAAATACCTCATGGGCGAAGTGGCGGCAGTTATCGAGTCTTTGGCAGCAGCACTGTGGCGATCGCCCCGTCTGGCAAGACTTTACCAGCTTTGCAGAAACCGCCTTGGACTTTACAGAACTCTTGAGTAAAATCCCCCCGCATATTCACCTCTTTCGCCGTGAGGACAGTCCTTGGGATGCCGCCTTCATGCTCTACAGCAGTTTGGCCTTTCACCGTGCCCGCAGTGGCAGCAACCGCTAA
- the dnaJ gene encoding molecular chaperone DnaJ has translation MARDFYEILGVSRSADAEELKRAYRRLARKYHPDVNKEPGAEEKFKEINRAYEVLSDPQARANYDRFGEAGVSGVGAAGFSDFGIGDMGGFADIFETFFGGFATGSRRQQRPTRGDDLRYDLKLEFREAVFGGEKEIRINHLETCKTCQGTGAKPGTRPVTCSTCGGIGQVRRSARTPFGSFTQLTTCPTCGGSGVVIEDRCESCGGQGHIQVSKKLKITIPAGVDNGTRLRVSGEGDAGLQGGPPGDLYVYLFVQPDPEFQREGNNILSRIKISYLQAILGCRIPVSTVDGEAELKIPAGTQPGTVLVLEGRGVPRVGNPVARGDHLITVDVEIPTHITHEERELLEKLAKIRGERLGKGGLEGFLGSLFGG, from the coding sequence ATGGCTCGTGATTTCTATGAGATCCTAGGTGTCTCACGGTCTGCAGATGCTGAAGAATTAAAACGGGCCTATCGGCGCTTGGCTCGCAAGTATCACCCCGATGTCAACAAAGAACCGGGCGCTGAAGAAAAGTTCAAGGAAATCAACCGCGCCTACGAGGTGCTCTCGGATCCCCAAGCGCGAGCCAACTACGATCGCTTTGGCGAAGCCGGCGTGAGTGGTGTCGGAGCTGCTGGCTTTAGTGACTTTGGTATTGGCGATATGGGTGGCTTCGCCGATATTTTTGAAACCTTCTTTGGGGGCTTTGCCACTGGCAGTCGGCGGCAGCAAAGACCGACTCGAGGTGATGATCTACGCTATGACCTGAAACTGGAATTTCGCGAAGCCGTTTTTGGCGGTGAAAAGGAAATTCGCATTAACCATTTGGAAACCTGTAAGACCTGTCAAGGCACAGGGGCAAAGCCCGGCACACGACCAGTGACCTGTAGTACCTGTGGTGGTATTGGTCAGGTGCGGCGATCGGCACGAACCCCCTTTGGCAGTTTTACCCAGCTAACCACCTGTCCAACCTGTGGCGGTTCCGGCGTGGTGATTGAAGATCGCTGTGAGTCCTGTGGCGGCCAAGGCCATATCCAAGTCAGCAAAAAGCTAAAAATTACCATTCCCGCTGGGGTGGACAACGGCACGCGGCTGCGGGTCTCAGGGGAAGGGGATGCCGGTTTGCAGGGAGGGCCTCCTGGCGATCTCTACGTCTATCTTTTTGTTCAACCTGATCCTGAGTTTCAGCGCGAAGGCAACAACATCCTGTCGCGGATTAAAATTAGCTACCTGCAAGCGATTCTGGGCTGTCGGATTCCCGTCAGCACGGTGGATGGGGAGGCAGAACTGAAAATTCCCGCAGGGACCCAACCCGGGACCGTGTTAGTCCTAGAAGGTCGCGGTGTTCCCCGGGTAGGCAATCCCGTGGCGCGGGGCGATCACCTCATTACCGTTGATGTCGAAATTCCCACCCATATCACCCATGAGGAGCGAGAGCTGCTGGAGAAATTGGCGAAAATTCGCGGTGAGCGCCTGGGCAAAGGCGGTTTAGAGGGCTTCCTCGGCAGTCTATTTGGTGGCTAG
- the dnaK gene encoding molecular chaperone DnaK, with translation MGKVIGIDLGTTNSCVAVLEGGNPVVIPSAEGGRTTPSIVAFGKSGERLVGQLAKRQAVTNAENTIFSIKRFIGRRWEETAEERARVPYTCVPGRDGMVDVQIRDRPYTPQEISAMILQKLKQDAEAYLGEPVTQAVITVPAYFSDAQRQATKDAGAIAGLEVLRIINEPTAAALAYGIDKQDQDQTILVFDLGGGTFDVSILQLGDGVFEVRSTAGNNHLGGDNFDECILDWLLACFKEQEGIDLSKDKMALQRLREAAEKAKVELSGTLSTSINLPFITADETGPKHLEMELTRSKFEELCAHLVQATLEPMQQAIADAGLTVEDIDRVLLVGGSTRIPAIQELVKRFCGKNPDRSVNPDEAVAIGAAIQGGILGKETTVKDLLLLDVTPLSLGLETLGGVFTKIIERNTTLPTSKTQTFSTASDGQTVVEIAVYQGERPIAKDNKQLACFELTGIAPAPRGVPQIDVTFDIDANGILSVSAVDRATGRQQSVRITNRGGLSSMEIERMRQEAQIYAQADQIKKEIAELRNQADALLYSYESTIKNHGITLTPDLRARIEPVVQSMQAAMVDDNITPDEIRKRMEALQQALVTLGSLVYQQTAGGSMMTSTPTIGGATMSSQATQVLDSEATIISDNEETVVSDYEAVD, from the coding sequence ATGGGTAAGGTCATTGGTATTGACTTGGGAACGACTAATAGTTGTGTGGCGGTCCTAGAAGGGGGAAATCCCGTCGTGATCCCCAGTGCAGAGGGCGGGCGGACCACCCCGAGTATTGTCGCCTTTGGCAAATCGGGCGAACGGCTGGTGGGTCAACTGGCTAAGCGACAAGCTGTCACCAATGCTGAAAACACCATTTTTAGTATCAAGCGGTTTATTGGTCGCCGTTGGGAAGAGACCGCTGAAGAGCGTGCCCGCGTCCCCTACACCTGTGTGCCAGGTCGCGATGGCATGGTGGATGTGCAGATTCGCGATCGCCCCTACACCCCCCAAGAAATTTCGGCCATGATCCTGCAAAAGTTGAAGCAGGATGCGGAGGCCTATCTAGGGGAACCCGTGACCCAAGCCGTAATTACGGTGCCGGCCTATTTTAGTGATGCGCAGCGCCAAGCGACCAAAGATGCGGGGGCGATCGCCGGCCTAGAGGTGCTGCGGATTATCAATGAACCCACCGCCGCCGCCTTGGCCTACGGCATTGACAAGCAGGATCAAGATCAAACCATTCTGGTTTTTGACTTGGGCGGTGGCACCTTTGATGTCTCGATTCTGCAACTGGGGGATGGGGTCTTTGAGGTGCGCTCCACAGCTGGCAACAATCACCTAGGGGGCGACAACTTTGACGAATGTATTCTTGATTGGCTCTTGGCCTGCTTCAAGGAGCAGGAGGGAATCGATCTCTCCAAGGACAAAATGGCCCTGCAGCGCCTCCGCGAAGCTGCCGAAAAGGCAAAAGTGGAGTTATCGGGCACCCTGAGTACTTCCATTAACCTGCCCTTCATTACCGCTGATGAAACGGGGCCTAAGCACCTTGAAATGGAACTTACCCGCAGTAAATTTGAGGAACTCTGCGCCCACTTGGTGCAGGCCACCCTCGAACCGATGCAGCAGGCGATCGCCGATGCCGGCCTTACCGTTGAAGACATTGACCGCGTATTACTCGTCGGTGGTTCTACCCGTATTCCCGCTATTCAGGAGTTGGTGAAGCGATTCTGTGGCAAAAATCCCGATCGCTCTGTTAATCCCGATGAAGCAGTTGCCATAGGTGCCGCCATTCAAGGGGGGATTCTGGGCAAGGAAACCACCGTCAAAGATCTCCTGCTGCTGGATGTCACGCCCCTCTCGTTGGGGCTGGAAACCCTGGGCGGTGTATTTACAAAAATTATTGAACGCAACACTACCCTGCCCACCAGTAAAACTCAGACTTTTTCCACCGCTAGCGATGGCCAAACGGTGGTGGAAATTGCCGTCTATCAAGGGGAGCGCCCCATTGCTAAGGACAATAAACAACTGGCCTGCTTTGAACTCACGGGGATTGCCCCCGCCCCGCGGGGGGTGCCGCAAATTGATGTTACGTTTGATATTGATGCCAACGGTATCCTGAGTGTGTCTGCCGTCGATCGCGCCACGGGCCGCCAACAAAGTGTGCGCATCACCAATCGCGGTGGCCTCAGCAGCATGGAAATCGAGCGCATGCGTCAAGAAGCGCAAATTTATGCCCAAGCAGACCAAATCAAGAAAGAGATTGCCGAACTGCGCAACCAAGCGGATGCTCTGCTCTACAGCTATGAATCAACAATCAAAAACCATGGCATTACCCTGACCCCAGATCTGCGGGCACGCATTGAGCCAGTGGTTCAGAGTATGCAGGCCGCGATGGTGGATGACAACATTACCCCCGATGAAATTCGCAAGCGCATGGAAGCCCTGCAGCAGGCCTTAGTCACCTTGGGGAGCCTGGTGTATCAACAGACGGCAGGCGGTTCAATGATGACCTCAACCCCGACAATAGGGGGAGCTACGATGAGTTCCCAAGCAACTCAAGTTTTAGATAGTGAGGCCACAATAATCAGCGATAATGAAGAAACAGTTGTTTCAGATTATGAAGCGGTTGATTAA
- a CDS encoding DUF2854 domain-containing protein, with protein sequence MVGSISLGTLGLIVGLLLTGVGVAAYAAGNATLNLAGFFYGVPLLLGGLALKAAELKPVPYREAPTPAAIAGRAQATATQTQIRRDVTRYRYGQEAHLDSTLASLGLSPSNVERPVLVAIAETLTDGAYTLILEFDSPAVPLEVWQAKQAKMQTFFGPNIRVTITAQGNDRVAVALIRD encoded by the coding sequence ATGGTGGGGTCTATATCGCTGGGAACGTTGGGGCTCATTGTCGGTTTACTGCTGACGGGGGTGGGGGTAGCGGCCTATGCGGCGGGGAATGCCACCTTGAATCTAGCTGGCTTTTTCTATGGTGTGCCCCTACTGTTGGGCGGATTGGCCTTAAAGGCGGCAGAACTGAAGCCGGTGCCCTATCGTGAAGCCCCGACCCCAGCGGCGATCGCCGGCCGTGCCCAAGCCACAGCCACCCAAACCCAAATCCGCAGGGATGTGACCCGCTATCGTTATGGTCAAGAAGCCCACCTCGATAGCACATTGGCTAGTTTAGGCCTGAGTCCTTCGAATGTCGAGCGTCCTGTCTTGGTGGCGATCGCCGAGACGCTAACCGATGGCGCCTATACATTAATTTTGGAATTTGACTCCCCGGCGGTTCCCCTTGAGGTGTGGCAAGCAAAGCAAGCCAAGATGCAGACGTTCTTTGGCCCGAACATTCGGGTAACCATTACCGCTCAGGGCAATGACCGTGTAGCAGTGGCGCTGATTCGCGACTAG
- a CDS encoding YajQ family cyclic di-GMP-binding protein, producing MASTFSFDIVSDFDWQELVNAVDQTEREIKARYDLKDTQTTLELTKEGLTIHTESEFTLNSVQTILQQKAAKRQLSLKIFDYGPVEAAGGQRVKQFIKLRRGIHSELAKEISKLIRNEFKKVQASIQGDVVRVSAKSKDDLQAVIQRLKTEDYPVPLQFTNYR from the coding sequence ATGGCAAGCACGTTTTCCTTTGATATTGTGAGTGATTTTGACTGGCAAGAGCTGGTCAATGCGGTGGATCAGACTGAGCGAGAGATCAAAGCCCGCTATGACCTTAAGGATACCCAGACTACCCTTGAACTGACAAAAGAGGGACTGACGATTCACACCGAGAGTGAGTTTACACTCAATTCAGTACAAACAATTCTGCAGCAGAAGGCAGCGAAGCGGCAGCTGTCTCTGAAAATCTTTGACTATGGGCCTGTGGAGGCAGCGGGGGGCCAACGGGTCAAACAGTTTATTAAATTGCGGCGCGGTATCCATTCAGAACTAGCCAAGGAAATTAGCAAGCTCATCCGCAATGAATTTAAGAAGGTGCAGGCCTCAATCCAAGGGGATGTGGTGCGAGTCAGTGCCAAGTCAAAGGATGATCTACAAGCGGTAATTCAACGCCTGAAAACGGAAGATTATCCCGTGCCATTACAATTTACCAATTATCGTTAA
- a CDS encoding ABC transporter substrate-binding protein: MGQQPSSGWAAAKILAGLLLLFTIGACEADTTTTTPTAAGLRIGSLLPATGDLASVGTPIAEVVPLLVETVNACGGVNGQPVTLIAADDQSNPASGAEAMTKLVEIDRVAGVVGSFGSSVSNAAADIATRGQVMLISPGSTSTLLTERAKKGDFKGYWARTAPPDNYQAQALAQLAKQQGYQRVSTVVINNDYGRSFEQEFTRAFKALGGTVINEDRPTRYDERATTFTTEAAAAFGGKPDAVVAILYPETGSLLLKSAFEQGLTQNVAILLTDGVKSESFPEQVGRTPDGKYIIAGAKGTVPGADGKALAELQKLWRTKKGGDLPAFGAQAWDAAALLVLAAQAAGQNTGEGIRSKVREVANPPGEEVDDVCAGLALLRQGKDINYQGASGNVDIDENGDVVGVYDIWEVTNDGKLKVIGQVNPQKP; this comes from the coding sequence ATGGGTCAACAGCCGTCAAGCGGATGGGCAGCCGCCAAAATTTTGGCAGGGTTACTCCTTCTCTTTACCATTGGTGCCTGCGAGGCGGATACTACTACCACCACTCCCACAGCAGCAGGGCTGCGCATTGGTTCATTATTGCCCGCAACCGGTGACCTCGCCTCCGTGGGAACCCCCATTGCTGAGGTAGTGCCCCTGCTGGTGGAAACCGTCAATGCCTGTGGTGGTGTTAATGGCCAGCCCGTCACGCTCATTGCTGCCGATGATCAATCTAATCCCGCCTCTGGGGCAGAAGCAATGACGAAGCTGGTCGAGATTGACCGAGTCGCAGGGGTGGTTGGCTCCTTTGGCAGCAGTGTCTCGAACGCCGCAGCCGATATTGCCACCCGCGGTCAGGTGATGTTGATTTCGCCGGGCAGTACTAGTACACTGCTCACAGAACGGGCTAAGAAAGGGGACTTTAAGGGCTATTGGGCACGTACTGCTCCCCCTGATAACTACCAAGCCCAAGCCCTCGCCCAACTGGCCAAACAGCAAGGCTATCAAAGGGTTTCTACAGTTGTCATCAACAACGACTATGGCCGCAGCTTTGAGCAGGAATTTACCCGTGCTTTTAAAGCCCTAGGGGGCACAGTGATCAATGAAGACCGCCCGACCCGTTATGATGAGCGGGCAACCACCTTCACAACAGAGGCCGCTGCTGCCTTTGGCGGCAAACCGGATGCTGTGGTGGCCATTCTGTATCCGGAAACTGGCAGCTTGCTCCTAAAATCCGCTTTTGAGCAAGGCCTTACCCAAAACGTGGCCATTCTCCTCACCGATGGTGTGAAGTCTGAAAGTTTCCCAGAGCAAGTGGGACGCACTCCCGATGGCAAATACATTATTGCCGGCGCCAAGGGCACCGTTCCCGGTGCCGATGGTAAAGCTCTCGCTGAACTGCAAAAACTCTGGAGAACAAAAAAAGGTGGTGATCTCCCTGCCTTTGGCGCTCAGGCTTGGGATGCCGCCGCGCTCCTTGTATTGGCTGCCCAGGCCGCCGGACAAAATACCGGTGAAGGGATTCGCAGCAAGGTGCGAGAGGTGGCCAATCCACCAGGGGAAGAAGTGGATGATGTGTGCGCCGGGCTAGCTTTACTGCGGCAAGGTAAAGATATTAACTACCAAGGCGCCAGTGGCAATGTGGATATTGATGAAAATGGCGATGTTGTGGGCGTCTATGACATTTGGGAGGTCACCAATGACGGTAAATTAAAGGTAATTGGTCAGGTGAATCCCCAAAAACCCTAG
- the petB gene encoding cytochrome b6, which translates to MNKVYDWFEERLEIQAIADDITSKYVPPHVNIFYCLGGITLTCFLIQFATGFAMTFYYKPTVAEAFASVQYIMNEVNFGWLIRSIHKWSASMMVLMMILHVFRVYLTGGFKKPRELTWVTGVVLAVITVSFGVTGYSLPWDQVGYWAVKIVSGIPAAIPVVGDQLVELMRGGESVGQATLTRFYSLHTFVLPWSIAVFMLMHFLMIRKQGISGPL; encoded by the coding sequence ATGAACAAAGTTTACGACTGGTTTGAGGAACGCCTCGAAATTCAGGCGATCGCTGACGATATCACCAGCAAGTATGTGCCGCCCCACGTAAACATTTTTTACTGTCTTGGTGGCATTACCCTCACCTGTTTTCTCATCCAATTTGCCACAGGCTTTGCCATGACGTTTTACTACAAACCTACGGTGGCTGAAGCCTTTGCTTCTGTGCAGTACATCATGAATGAGGTCAACTTTGGCTGGTTGATCCGCTCCATTCACAAGTGGTCCGCCAGCATGATGGTCTTGATGATGATTCTGCACGTCTTTCGTGTCTATCTTACCGGTGGCTTCAAGAAACCCCGCGAACTCACTTGGGTGACGGGTGTGGTCTTGGCGGTGATTACCGTCAGCTTTGGTGTCACGGGCTACTCCCTGCCTTGGGACCAAGTGGGCTATTGGGCGGTCAAAATCGTTTCCGGTATCCCTGCAGCGATTCCCGTGGTGGGTGACCAACTGGTGGAACTGATGCGTGGTGGTGAAAGTGTTGGTCAAGCCACCCTCACTCGCTTCTATAGCTTGCACACCTTTGTGCTCCCTTGGTCGATCGCCGTCTTTATGCTGATGCACTTCTTGATGATTCGTAAGCAGGGCATTTCGGGTCCCCTGTAA
- the petD gene encoding cytochrome b6-f complex subunit IV: MAKVLKKPDLTNPALRAKLKKGMGHNYYGEPAWPNDLLYIFPVVIMGTIALVIGLAVMDPAMVGEPADPFATPLEILPEWYLYPTFQIFRVVPNKLLGVLINASIPLGLMLIPFIESVNKFQNPFRRPVAMTVFLFGTLVTLWLGIGAAFPLDKSLTLGLF, encoded by the coding sequence ATGGCAAAAGTTTTGAAAAAGCCTGATTTGACCAATCCGGCACTGCGGGCAAAGCTGAAAAAAGGCATGGGCCACAACTACTATGGCGAGCCCGCTTGGCCCAATGACCTGCTCTATATCTTCCCTGTGGTGATTATGGGCACGATCGCCCTTGTGATCGGGCTGGCGGTGATGGATCCTGCCATGGTGGGTGAACCGGCGGATCCCTTTGCCACCCCCTTGGAAATTTTGCCAGAGTGGTATCTCTATCCCACCTTCCAGATTTTCCGGGTGGTACCCAACAAGCTGTTGGGTGTGCTCATCAATGCCTCCATTCCCTTGGGCTTGATGCTGATTCCTTTCATTGAAAGTGTCAATAAGTTTCAAAACCCTTTCCGTCGTCCTGTGGCCATGACGGTCTTCCTCTTTGGCACACTGGTGACGCTGTGGCTGGGTATTGGTGCAGCTTTCCCCTTAGATAAGTCCCTCACTCTTGGCCTGTTCTAA
- a CDS encoding NYN domain-containing protein, translating to MLPFQERLSIFIDGNNMFYAQQKNGWFFDPRRVLEFFTRDPNIVLVNAFWYTGLKDMQDQRSFRDALINLGYTVRTKLLKEYYDETLGRYYQKANLDIEIVIDMFNTVGQYDRVVLFSGDGDFERAIELLRSKNTHITVVSTEGMIARELRNATDRYIDLNEIRPFIEKIDPQHSN from the coding sequence ATGCTTCCCTTTCAAGAACGGCTCTCAATTTTTATCGATGGCAATAATATGTTCTATGCCCAGCAGAAAAACGGCTGGTTTTTCGATCCCCGTCGCGTTCTCGAATTCTTCACCCGCGATCCCAACATTGTATTGGTGAATGCTTTTTGGTACACCGGCCTCAAGGATATGCAAGATCAGCGTTCGTTTCGCGATGCACTCATTAACCTTGGCTATACCGTGCGCACAAAGCTGTTGAAAGAATACTACGACGAAACCCTTGGCAGGTACTACCAAAAAGCCAATTTAGACATTGAAATTGTGATTGATATGTTCAATACCGTTGGTCAGTACGATCGCGTGGTTCTCTTTAGCGGCGATGGTGATTTTGAGCGAGCGATCGAGCTGCTGCGTTCCAAAAACACCCATATCACAGTTGTTTCCACCGAAGGGATGATTGCGCGGGAACTGCGCAACGCCACTGATCGTTACATCGATCTCAATGAAATTCGCCCGTTTATTGAAAAAATTGACCCGCAACATTCAAATTAA